Proteins found in one Ischnura elegans chromosome 11, ioIscEleg1.1, whole genome shotgun sequence genomic segment:
- the LOC124168491 gene encoding sodium/potassium-transporting ATPase subunit alpha isoform X7 codes for MPDEHGRSDSYRVATIPSIRDDNKTADGMPKSRRKHPKKTKSEKADDLDDLKQELDIDHHKISIEELYQRLQSNPDTGLSHAKAKENLERDGPNALTPPKQTPEWVKFCKNLFGGFALLLWIGAILCFIAYSIQASTVEEPADDNLYLGVVLAAVVIITGCFSYYQESKSSKIMESFKNMVPQFATVLRDGEKLTLRAEDIVIGDVVEVKFGDRIPADIRIIESRGFKVDNSSLTGESEPQSRGPEFTNENPLETKNLAFFSTNAVEGTAKGIVISCGDNTVMGRIAGLASGLDTGETPIAKEIHHFIHLITGVAVFLGVTFFVIAFILGYHWLDAVIFLIGIIVANVPEGLLATVTVCLTLTAKRMASKNCLVKNLEAVETLGSTSTICSDKTGTLTQNRMTVAHMWFDNQIIEADTTEDQSGVQYDRTSPGFKALARIATLCNRAEFKGGQDGVPILKKEVNGDASEAALLKCMELALGDVLSIRKRNKKVCEIPFNSTNKYQVSIHETEEANDPRHLLVMKGAPERILDRCSTIFINGKEKVLDEEMKEAFNNAYLELGGLGERVLGFCDFMLPSDKFPLGFHFDCDDPNFPISNLRFVGLMSMIDPPRAAVPDAVAKCRSAGIKVIMVTGDHPITAKAIAKSVGIISEGNETVEDIAQRLNIPVSEVNPREAKAAVVHGSELRELSSDQLDEILRHHTEIVFARTSPQQKLIIVEGCQRMGAIVAVTGDGVNDSPALKKADIGVAMGIAGSDVSKQAADMILLDDNFASIVTGVEEGRLIFDNLKKSIAYTLTSNIPEISPFLLFILADVPLPLGTVTILCIDLGTDMVPAISLAYEEAESDIMKRQPRNPFTDKLVNERLISMAYGQIGMIQAAAGFFVYFVIMAENGFLPMKLLGIRKQWDSKAVNDLTDSYGQEWTYRDRKTLEYTCHTAFFASIVIVQWADLIICKTRRNSIVHQGMKNWVLNFGLLFETALAAFLSYTPGMDKGLRMFPLKFAWWLPALPFSLAIFIYDESRRFYLRRNPGGWLEQETYY; via the exons ATGCCTGACGAG CATGGACGTTCTGATTCATATCGCGTTGCGACGATCCCTTCCATACGAGATGACAACAAGACTGCTGATGGAATGCCGAAG TCGAGGAGGAAACACCCTAAGAAGACCAAATCAGAAAAAGCTGATGACCTCGATGATTTGAAACAGGAGTTAGATATCGACCATCATAAAATATCAATCGAAGAACTATATCAACGCCTACAATCAAACCCTGATACT GGTCTTTCACATGCCAAGGCCAAGGAAAACTTGGAACGAGATGGCCCAAACGCCCTCACACCTCCTAAACAAACCCCAGAATGGGTCAAATTCTGCAAGAACCTCTTTGGAGGCTTTGCCTTACTTTTATGGATTGGTGCAATCCTCTGCTTCATTGCCTATTCCATTCAGGCGAGCACAGTTGAAGAGCCTGCTGATGATAAT TTATACCTGGGTGTTGTACTGGCTGCTGTGGTTATCATCACTGGGTGCTTTTCGTATTATCAAGAAAGCAAGAGTTCTAAAATCATGGAGTCTTTCAAAAACATGGTTCCCCAG TTTGCTACAGTGCTTCGTGATGGTGAAAAGTTGACCTTAAGAGCTGAAGACATTGTTATAGGTGATGTTGTTGAGGTTAAGTTTGGAGATCGTATTCCAGCAGACATCCGTATCATCGAATCTCGAGGCTTTAAGGTGGATAACTCTTCCCTCACTGGTGAATCTGAACCTCAAAGCCGTGGCCCTGAATTCACCAATGAAAATCCACTTGAAACCAAAAATTTGGCTTTCTTCTCCACTAATGCTGTGGAAG GCACTGCTAAGGGCATTGTGATAAGCTGTGGTGACAATACTGTCATGGGACGAATTGCTGGTTTGGCTTCAGGCCTTGATACTGGCGAGACCCCCATTGCTAAGGAAATCCACCATTTCATTCACTTGATCACTGGAGTAGCTGTGTTCTTAGGTGTAACCTTCTTCGTAATTGCTTTCATTCTTGGTTATCACTGGCTGGATGCTGTCATTTTCCTCATTGGTATCATTGTAGCCAATGTGCCAGAAGGATTGCTGGCTACTGTCACG GTGTGTTTGACTCTAACTGCCAAACGAATGGCTTCCAAGAACTGCCTTGTGAAGAATTTGGAAGCTGTAGAAACCTTGGGATCCACCTCCACCATCTGCTCTGATAAAACTGGCACCCTTACCCAAAACAGGATGACAGTGGCTCACATGTGGTTTGACAATCAGATCATTGAAGCTGATACCACTGAGGATCAGTCTG GAGTACAATACGACAGGACAAGCCCAGGTTTCAAGGCATTGGCTCGCATTGCTACCCTCTGCAATCGTGCTGAGTTCAAGGGAGGTCAAGATGGTGTACCAATTCTTAAAAA GGAAGTTAATGGTGATGCTTCTGAGGCTGCCCTTCTGAAATGTATGGAATTGGCTCTTGGAGATGTTTTGAGTATCCGAAAGCGCAACAAGAAGGTGTGTGAAATTCCATTCAACTCGACCAACAAATACCAGGTGTCAATTCATGAAACAGAAGAAGCAAATGACCCACGACACTTGCTTGTGATGAAGGGTGCTCCAGAGCGAATCTTGGACAGGTGCTCCACCATCTTCATCAACGGAAAGGAGAAGGTTCTGGATGAAGAGATGAAAGAGGCTTTCAACAATGCTTACTTGGAACTTGGTGGTCTTGGAGAGCGAGTTTTGG GTTTCTGTGACTTCATGCTGCCGTCTGACAAATTCCCTCTGGGATTCCACTTTGACTGTGATGACCCTAACTTCCCCATCTCAAATCTCCGATTTGTTGGCCTCATGTCTATGATTGATCCTCCCCGAGCTGCTGTGCCTGATGCTGTTGCCAAGTGCCGTTCTGCTGGTATTAAGGTCATCATGGTTACTGGTGATCATCCTATCACTGCCAAGGCTATTGCCAAGTCTGTTGGAATTATTTCTGAAG GAAATGAAACTGTTGAAGACATTGCCCAGCGTTTGAATATCCCAGTTTCTGAAGTCAATCCCAGGGAAGCTAAGGCAGCTGTTGTCCACGGATCGGAACTGAGAGAATTGTCATCTGACCAGCTGGATGAAATTTTGAG GCATCATACAGAAATTGTGTTTGCCAGAACTTCTCCTCAGCAGAAACTCATCATTGTTGAAGGCTGTCAGCGAATGGGAGCAATTGTGGCTGTGACAGGTGACGGTGTGAATGACTCTCCTGCTCTGAAAAAAGCTGACATTG gTGTTGCCATGGGTATCGCAGGTTCTGATGTGTCCAAACAAGCTGCTGACATGATTCTGCTTGATGATAACTTTGCCTCCATTGTGACTGGTGTAGAGGAAGGACGACTGATTTTTGACAACCTGAAGAAGTCCATTGCCTACACCCTGACTTCCAACATTCCTGAAATTTCACCTTTCCTGCTTTTCATCTTGGCTGATGTACCTCTTCCTCTTGGCACTGTCACCATTCTTTGCATTGATTTGGGAACTGACATG GTCCCTGCCATTTCCCTGGCCTATGAAGAAGCTGAATCTGATATCATGAAGCGACAGCCCCGAAATCCTTTCACAGATAAACTTGTAAACGAAAG GCTAATTTCCATGGCCTATGGGCAAATTGGAATGATCCAAGCGGCTGCTGGCTTCTTTGTATACTTTGTAATCATGGCAGAGAATGGTTTCTTGCCAATGAAACTCCTTGGAATCCGAAAGCAGTGGGATTCCAAGGCTGTAAATGATCTGACTGACTCCTATGGCCAAGAATGG ACTTACCGGGACAGGAAGACCCTTGAGTACACTTGCCATACAGCCTTCTTTGCCTCCATTGTCATTGTACAGTGGGCTGACTTAATTATCTGCAAAACCCGACGAAACTCAATTGTTCATCAGGGAATGAA GAATTGGGTGTTGAACTTTGGGCTGTTGTTTGAAACTGCGTTGGCTGCTTTCTTGTCATACACTCCTGGAATGGACAAAGGATTGAGAATGTTCCCTCTGAA
- the LOC124168491 gene encoding sodium/potassium-transporting ATPase subunit alpha isoform X10 — MPDESRRKHPKKTKSEKADDLDDLKQELDIDHHKISIEELYQRLQSNPDTGLSHAKAKENLERDGPNALTPPKQTPEWVKFCKNLFGGFALLLWIGAILCFIAYSIQASTVEEPADDNLYLGVVLAAVVIITGCFSYYQESKSSKIMESFKNMVPQFATVLRDGEKLTLRAEDIVIGDVVEVKFGDRIPADIRIIESRGFKVDNSSLTGESEPQSRGPEFTNENPLETKNLAFFSTNAVEGTAKGIVISCGDNTVMGRIAGLASGLDTGETPIAKEIHHFIHLITGVAVFLGVTFFVIAFILGYHWLDAVIFLIGIIVANVPEGLLATVTVCLTLTAKRMASKNCLVKNLEAVETLGSTSTICSDKTGTLTQNRMTVAHMWFDNQIIEADTTEDQSGVQYDRTSPGFKALARIATLCNRAEFKGGQDGVPILKKEVNGDASEAALLKCMELALGDVLSIRKRNKKVCEIPFNSTNKYQVSIHETEEANDPRHLLVMKGAPERILDRCSTIFINGKEKVLDEEMKEAFNNAYLELGGLGERVLGFCDFMLPSDKFPLGFHFDCDDPNFPISNLRFVGLMSMIDPPRAAVPDAVAKCRSAGIKVIMVTGDHPITAKAIAKSVGIISEGNETVEDIAQRLNIPVSEVNPREAKAAVVHGSELRELSSDQLDEILRHHTEIVFARTSPQQKLIIVEGCQRMGAIVAVTGDGVNDSPALKKADIGVAMGIAGSDVSKQAADMILLDDNFASIVTGVEEGRLIFDNLKKSIAYTLTSNIPEISPFLLFILADVPLPLGTVTILCIDLGTDMVPAISLAYEEAESDIMKRQPRNPFTDKLVNERLISMAYGQIGMIQAAAGFFVYFVIMAENGFLPMKLLGIRKQWDSKAVNDLTDSYGQEWTYRDRKTLEYTCHTAFFASIVIVQWADLIICKTRRNSIVHQGMKNWVLNFGLLFETALAAFLSYTPGMDKGLRMFPLKFAWWLPALPFSLAIFIYDESRRFYLRRNPGGWLEQETYY; from the exons ATGCCTGACGAG TCGAGGAGGAAACACCCTAAGAAGACCAAATCAGAAAAAGCTGATGACCTCGATGATTTGAAACAGGAGTTAGATATCGACCATCATAAAATATCAATCGAAGAACTATATCAACGCCTACAATCAAACCCTGATACT GGTCTTTCACATGCCAAGGCCAAGGAAAACTTGGAACGAGATGGCCCAAACGCCCTCACACCTCCTAAACAAACCCCAGAATGGGTCAAATTCTGCAAGAACCTCTTTGGAGGCTTTGCCTTACTTTTATGGATTGGTGCAATCCTCTGCTTCATTGCCTATTCCATTCAGGCGAGCACAGTTGAAGAGCCTGCTGATGATAAT TTATACCTGGGTGTTGTACTGGCTGCTGTGGTTATCATCACTGGGTGCTTTTCGTATTATCAAGAAAGCAAGAGTTCTAAAATCATGGAGTCTTTCAAAAACATGGTTCCCCAG TTTGCTACAGTGCTTCGTGATGGTGAAAAGTTGACCTTAAGAGCTGAAGACATTGTTATAGGTGATGTTGTTGAGGTTAAGTTTGGAGATCGTATTCCAGCAGACATCCGTATCATCGAATCTCGAGGCTTTAAGGTGGATAACTCTTCCCTCACTGGTGAATCTGAACCTCAAAGCCGTGGCCCTGAATTCACCAATGAAAATCCACTTGAAACCAAAAATTTGGCTTTCTTCTCCACTAATGCTGTGGAAG GCACTGCTAAGGGCATTGTGATAAGCTGTGGTGACAATACTGTCATGGGACGAATTGCTGGTTTGGCTTCAGGCCTTGATACTGGCGAGACCCCCATTGCTAAGGAAATCCACCATTTCATTCACTTGATCACTGGAGTAGCTGTGTTCTTAGGTGTAACCTTCTTCGTAATTGCTTTCATTCTTGGTTATCACTGGCTGGATGCTGTCATTTTCCTCATTGGTATCATTGTAGCCAATGTGCCAGAAGGATTGCTGGCTACTGTCACG GTGTGTTTGACTCTAACTGCCAAACGAATGGCTTCCAAGAACTGCCTTGTGAAGAATTTGGAAGCTGTAGAAACCTTGGGATCCACCTCCACCATCTGCTCTGATAAAACTGGCACCCTTACCCAAAACAGGATGACAGTGGCTCACATGTGGTTTGACAATCAGATCATTGAAGCTGATACCACTGAGGATCAGTCTG GAGTACAATACGACAGGACAAGCCCAGGTTTCAAGGCATTGGCTCGCATTGCTACCCTCTGCAATCGTGCTGAGTTCAAGGGAGGTCAAGATGGTGTACCAATTCTTAAAAA GGAAGTTAATGGTGATGCTTCTGAGGCTGCCCTTCTGAAATGTATGGAATTGGCTCTTGGAGATGTTTTGAGTATCCGAAAGCGCAACAAGAAGGTGTGTGAAATTCCATTCAACTCGACCAACAAATACCAGGTGTCAATTCATGAAACAGAAGAAGCAAATGACCCACGACACTTGCTTGTGATGAAGGGTGCTCCAGAGCGAATCTTGGACAGGTGCTCCACCATCTTCATCAACGGAAAGGAGAAGGTTCTGGATGAAGAGATGAAAGAGGCTTTCAACAATGCTTACTTGGAACTTGGTGGTCTTGGAGAGCGAGTTTTGG GTTTCTGTGACTTCATGCTGCCGTCTGACAAATTCCCTCTGGGATTCCACTTTGACTGTGATGACCCTAACTTCCCCATCTCAAATCTCCGATTTGTTGGCCTCATGTCTATGATTGATCCTCCCCGAGCTGCTGTGCCTGATGCTGTTGCCAAGTGCCGTTCTGCTGGTATTAAGGTCATCATGGTTACTGGTGATCATCCTATCACTGCCAAGGCTATTGCCAAGTCTGTTGGAATTATTTCTGAAG GAAATGAAACTGTTGAAGACATTGCCCAGCGTTTGAATATCCCAGTTTCTGAAGTCAATCCCAGGGAAGCTAAGGCAGCTGTTGTCCACGGATCGGAACTGAGAGAATTGTCATCTGACCAGCTGGATGAAATTTTGAG GCATCATACAGAAATTGTGTTTGCCAGAACTTCTCCTCAGCAGAAACTCATCATTGTTGAAGGCTGTCAGCGAATGGGAGCAATTGTGGCTGTGACAGGTGACGGTGTGAATGACTCTCCTGCTCTGAAAAAAGCTGACATTG gTGTTGCCATGGGTATCGCAGGTTCTGATGTGTCCAAACAAGCTGCTGACATGATTCTGCTTGATGATAACTTTGCCTCCATTGTGACTGGTGTAGAGGAAGGACGACTGATTTTTGACAACCTGAAGAAGTCCATTGCCTACACCCTGACTTCCAACATTCCTGAAATTTCACCTTTCCTGCTTTTCATCTTGGCTGATGTACCTCTTCCTCTTGGCACTGTCACCATTCTTTGCATTGATTTGGGAACTGACATG GTCCCTGCCATTTCCCTGGCCTATGAAGAAGCTGAATCTGATATCATGAAGCGACAGCCCCGAAATCCTTTCACAGATAAACTTGTAAACGAAAG GCTAATTTCCATGGCCTATGGGCAAATTGGAATGATCCAAGCGGCTGCTGGCTTCTTTGTATACTTTGTAATCATGGCAGAGAATGGTTTCTTGCCAATGAAACTCCTTGGAATCCGAAAGCAGTGGGATTCCAAGGCTGTAAATGATCTGACTGACTCCTATGGCCAAGAATGG ACTTACCGGGACAGGAAGACCCTTGAGTACACTTGCCATACAGCCTTCTTTGCCTCCATTGTCATTGTACAGTGGGCTGACTTAATTATCTGCAAAACCCGACGAAACTCAATTGTTCATCAGGGAATGAA GAATTGGGTGTTGAACTTTGGGCTGTTGTTTGAAACTGCGTTGGCTGCTTTCTTGTCATACACTCCTGGAATGGACAAAGGATTGAGAATGTTCCCTCTGAA
- the LOC124168491 gene encoding sodium/potassium-transporting ATPase subunit alpha isoform X12: MYTSSSLSAESNPSTTKGYRQKSERDMIPGFALDTVEVLHSTMMVLDDNPSQHGRSDSYRVATIPSIRDDNKTADGMPKSRRKHPKKTKSEKADDLDDLKQELDIDHHKISIEELYQRLQSNPDTGLSHAKAKENLERDGPNALTPPKQTPEWVKFCKNLFGGFALLLWIGAILCFIAYSIQASTVEEPADDNLYLGVVLSAVVIITGCFSYYQEAKSSAIMESFKSMVPQFATVLRDGEKLTLRAEDIVIGDVVEVKFGDRIPADIRIIESRGFKVDNSSLTGESEPQSRGPEFTNENPLETKNLAFFSTNAVEGTAKGIVISCGDNTVMGRIAGLASGLDTGETPIAKEIHHFIHLITGVAVFLGVTFFVIAFILGYHWLDAVIFLIGIIVANVPEGLLATVTVCLTLTAKRMASKNCLVKNLEAVETLGSTSTICSDKTGTLTQNRMTVAHMWFDNQIIEADTTEDQSGVQYDRTSPGFKALARIATLCNRAEFKGGQDGVPILKKEVNGDASEAALLKCMELALGDVLSIRKRNKKVCEIPFNSTNKYQVSIHETEEANDPRHLLVMKGAPERILDRCSTIFINGKEKVLDEEMKEAFNNAYLELGGLGERVLGFCDFMLPSDKFPLGFHFDCDDPNFPISNLRFVGLMSMIDPPRAAVPDAVAKCRSAGIKVIMVTGDHPITAKAIAKSVGIISEGNETVEDIAQRLNIPVSEVNPREAKAAVVHGSELRELSSDQLDEILRHHTEIVFARTSPQQKLIIVEGCQRMGAIVAVTGDGVNDSPALKKADIGVAMGIAGSDVSKQAADMILLDDNFASIVTGVEEGRLIFDNLKKSIAYTLTSNIPEISPFLLFILADVPLPLGTVTILCIDLGTDMLPAISLAYEEAESDIMKRRPRNPWLDKLVNERLISMAYGQIGMIQAAAGFFVYFVIMAENGFLPMKLLGIRKQWDSKAVNDLTDSYGQEWTYRDRKTLEYTCHTAFFASIVIVQWADLIICKTRRNSIVHQGMKNWVLNFGLLFETALAAFLSYTPGMDKGLRMFPLKFAWWLPALPFSLAIFIYDESRRFYLRRNPGGWLEQETYY; this comes from the exons CATGGACGTTCTGATTCATATCGCGTTGCGACGATCCCTTCCATACGAGATGACAACAAGACTGCTGATGGAATGCCGAAG TCGAGGAGGAAACACCCTAAGAAGACCAAATCAGAAAAAGCTGATGACCTCGATGATTTGAAACAGGAGTTAGATATCGACCATCATAAAATATCAATCGAAGAACTATATCAACGCCTACAATCAAACCCTGATACT GGTCTTTCACATGCCAAGGCCAAGGAAAACTTGGAACGAGATGGCCCAAACGCCCTCACACCTCCTAAACAAACCCCAGAATGGGTCAAATTCTGCAAGAACCTCTTTGGAGGCTTTGCCTTACTTTTATGGATTGGTGCAATCCTCTGCTTCATTGCCTATTCCATTCAGGCGAGCACAGTTGAAGAGCCTGCTGATGATAAT TTGTATTTGGGTGTAGTATTGTCAGCCGTAGTGATCATCACTGGGTGCTTCTCGTATTACCAAGAGGCAAAATCTTCTGCAATCATGGAATCCTTTAAGAGTATGGTACCCCAG TTTGCTACAGTGCTTCGTGATGGTGAAAAGTTGACCTTAAGAGCTGAAGACATTGTTATAGGTGATGTTGTTGAGGTTAAGTTTGGAGATCGTATTCCAGCAGACATCCGTATCATCGAATCTCGAGGCTTTAAGGTGGATAACTCTTCCCTCACTGGTGAATCTGAACCTCAAAGCCGTGGCCCTGAATTCACCAATGAAAATCCACTTGAAACCAAAAATTTGGCTTTCTTCTCCACTAATGCTGTGGAAG GCACTGCTAAGGGCATTGTGATAAGCTGTGGTGACAATACTGTCATGGGACGAATTGCTGGTTTGGCTTCAGGCCTTGATACTGGCGAGACCCCCATTGCTAAGGAAATCCACCATTTCATTCACTTGATCACTGGAGTAGCTGTGTTCTTAGGTGTAACCTTCTTCGTAATTGCTTTCATTCTTGGTTATCACTGGCTGGATGCTGTCATTTTCCTCATTGGTATCATTGTAGCCAATGTGCCAGAAGGATTGCTGGCTACTGTCACG GTGTGTTTGACTCTAACTGCCAAACGAATGGCTTCCAAGAACTGCCTTGTGAAGAATTTGGAAGCTGTAGAAACCTTGGGATCCACCTCCACCATCTGCTCTGATAAAACTGGCACCCTTACCCAAAACAGGATGACAGTGGCTCACATGTGGTTTGACAATCAGATCATTGAAGCTGATACCACTGAGGATCAGTCTG GAGTACAATACGACAGGACAAGCCCAGGTTTCAAGGCATTGGCTCGCATTGCTACCCTCTGCAATCGTGCTGAGTTCAAGGGAGGTCAAGATGGTGTACCAATTCTTAAAAA GGAAGTTAATGGTGATGCTTCTGAGGCTGCCCTTCTGAAATGTATGGAATTGGCTCTTGGAGATGTTTTGAGTATCCGAAAGCGCAACAAGAAGGTGTGTGAAATTCCATTCAACTCGACCAACAAATACCAGGTGTCAATTCATGAAACAGAAGAAGCAAATGACCCACGACACTTGCTTGTGATGAAGGGTGCTCCAGAGCGAATCTTGGACAGGTGCTCCACCATCTTCATCAACGGAAAGGAGAAGGTTCTGGATGAAGAGATGAAAGAGGCTTTCAACAATGCTTACTTGGAACTTGGTGGTCTTGGAGAGCGAGTTTTGG GTTTCTGTGACTTCATGCTGCCGTCTGACAAATTCCCTCTGGGATTCCACTTTGACTGTGATGACCCTAACTTCCCCATCTCAAATCTCCGATTTGTTGGCCTCATGTCTATGATTGATCCTCCCCGAGCTGCTGTGCCTGATGCTGTTGCCAAGTGCCGTTCTGCTGGTATTAAGGTCATCATGGTTACTGGTGATCATCCTATCACTGCCAAGGCTATTGCCAAGTCTGTTGGAATTATTTCTGAAG GAAATGAAACTGTTGAAGACATTGCCCAGCGTTTGAATATCCCAGTTTCTGAAGTCAATCCCAGGGAAGCTAAGGCAGCTGTTGTCCACGGATCGGAACTGAGAGAATTGTCATCTGACCAGCTGGATGAAATTTTGAG GCATCATACAGAAATTGTGTTTGCCAGAACTTCTCCTCAGCAGAAACTCATCATTGTTGAAGGCTGTCAGCGAATGGGAGCAATTGTGGCTGTGACAGGTGACGGTGTGAATGACTCTCCTGCTCTGAAAAAAGCTGACATTG gTGTTGCCATGGGTATCGCAGGTTCTGATGTGTCCAAACAAGCTGCTGACATGATTCTGCTTGATGATAACTTTGCCTCCATTGTGACTGGTGTAGAGGAAGGACGACTGATTTTTGACAACCTGAAGAAGTCCATTGCCTACACCCTGACTTCCAACATTCCTGAAATTTCACCTTTCCTGCTTTTCATCTTGGCTGATGTACCTCTTCCTCTTGGCACTGTCACCATTCTTTGCATTGATTTGGGAACTGACATG TTGCCTGCCATTTCTCTGGCTTATGAGGAAGCCGAATCAGATATAATGAAGCGACGACCACGTAATCCGTGGTTAGACAAATTGGTTAATGAAAG GCTAATTTCCATGGCCTATGGGCAAATTGGAATGATCCAAGCGGCTGCTGGCTTCTTTGTATACTTTGTAATCATGGCAGAGAATGGTTTCTTGCCAATGAAACTCCTTGGAATCCGAAAGCAGTGGGATTCCAAGGCTGTAAATGATCTGACTGACTCCTATGGCCAAGAATGG ACTTACCGGGACAGGAAGACCCTTGAGTACACTTGCCATACAGCCTTCTTTGCCTCCATTGTCATTGTACAGTGGGCTGACTTAATTATCTGCAAAACCCGACGAAACTCAATTGTTCATCAGGGAATGAA GAATTGGGTGTTGAACTTTGGGCTGTTGTTTGAAACTGCGTTGGCTGCTTTCTTGTCATACACTCCTGGAATGGACAAAGGATTGAGAATGTTCCCTCTGAA